The following proteins are encoded in a genomic region of Thiomonas sp. X19:
- a CDS encoding glycosyltransferase family 2 protein, whose protein sequence is MQPSDVSISAIIITRNESKNLADCLRGLGWCEEIIVLDSGSTDDTQERARSLGARVVMRADWPGFGPQKNRALDLAQYAWVLSIDADERVTPELAAEIRAIIARPDAANAYSLPRLSSYCDQFMRHGGWYPDRVVRLFRRGTARFSDDIVHESLQTTGRVGELRHDLIHISYRSLDDVLEKMNRYSTAGAHKAAAKGRTASLLSAWLHSRWAFLRAYVLRLGFLDGRLGFVLACSIAHETWYRHLKLWQLTKEKPRTVAPNTQSETQD, encoded by the coding sequence ATGCAGCCCTCAGACGTCAGCATCTCCGCCATCATCATCACGCGCAACGAGTCCAAAAATCTCGCTGACTGTCTGAGAGGACTCGGTTGGTGCGAGGAGATCATCGTGCTGGACAGCGGCAGCACGGACGACACACAGGAGCGTGCGCGAAGCCTGGGAGCACGCGTTGTCATGCGTGCGGACTGGCCCGGCTTCGGTCCGCAGAAAAACCGAGCGCTGGATCTTGCCCAATACGCGTGGGTCCTCTCGATTGATGCCGACGAGCGCGTGACGCCTGAACTGGCAGCTGAAATCCGCGCCATCATCGCCCGCCCTGACGCCGCGAATGCTTATTCACTACCCCGCCTGTCCAGCTATTGCGATCAGTTCATGCGCCATGGCGGCTGGTACCCGGATCGGGTGGTGCGTCTTTTCAGGCGCGGCACAGCGCGCTTTTCAGACGACATCGTCCATGAGTCCTTGCAAACCACAGGCAGGGTTGGCGAGTTGCGGCATGACCTCATCCACATCAGTTACCGATCGCTTGACGACGTCCTGGAAAAAATGAACCGCTACTCGACTGCGGGCGCTCACAAGGCTGCCGCAAAGGGCCGAACCGCAAGCTTGCTTTCGGCCTGGCTGCACAGTCGATGGGCCTTTTTACGCGCCTACGTTTTGCGCTTGGGTTTTCTCGATGGACGCCTGGGTTTTGTCCTGGCTTGCTCCATCGCCCATGAAACCTGGTACCGCCACCTCAAGCTCTGGCAGCTGACCAAGGAGAAGCCCCGCACTGTTGCTCCGAACACGCAATCTGAAACGCAAGATTGA
- a CDS encoding ATP-binding cassette domain-containing protein: MQSNNPPLAKRAPWDHRVALDLLRRLFAANPRNRSAALLIVLFAAIVAATEPVLPALMKHVLDVGFTPKRDFPLWAVPAVLLGLFTVRGLAWLASQFLTQWLTQNVLARVRTLVYGQIVHAQLAGLQRESASSLIGAAVYEAQLALGMIFPGLLTLVRDSLTLVALFGYLMWVNWSLTLLTLAVLLPLLFVMRGISRRAKRLNAQMQGAAEEVSYALEEGMLAAPVVRVHNAQEGFASRFEAINQNLRRTTVKTLVSGSSTTPVSQWLSALAVSVVMVYAMWQSDVSGQHSVGSFVSFITAMLMTLSPLRRVSDIVQPMMRALSSLERLRGIVDTPQELDTGSHAVERVQGELEFDDVTVRIGALDRPVLDGVSLRVRAGESLALVGPSGAGKTTLMRLVPRLLEPSQGRLLLDGVPLRDWTLHSLRQQIAYVGQDVVLLNDSVGINVSFGEPVDAARAWAALEAAALADFVRGLPGGLRAEVGHNGSQFSGGQRQRLSIARALYRDSPLLILDEATSALDAESERLVQQALDRLMQGRTTIVIAHRLATIAHCDRIAVLDEGRLVELGTQAELLAHEGLYAQLHRMQFAAQSAPTPASAPTPAGRD, from the coding sequence ATGCAATCAAACAATCCGCCCCTGGCCAAAAGGGCGCCGTGGGATCACCGAGTCGCCTTGGATCTGCTTCGCCGCCTCTTTGCGGCCAACCCTCGCAACCGCTCGGCCGCACTGCTCATCGTGTTGTTCGCCGCCATCGTCGCGGCGACCGAGCCGGTGTTGCCGGCGTTGATGAAGCATGTGCTCGATGTCGGCTTCACGCCGAAGCGCGATTTTCCGCTGTGGGCCGTGCCGGCGGTGTTGCTCGGGCTGTTCACAGTGCGTGGCTTGGCGTGGTTGGCCTCGCAGTTTCTCACGCAGTGGCTGACGCAGAATGTGTTGGCGCGGGTTCGCACGCTGGTGTATGGGCAGATTGTGCATGCGCAGCTTGCCGGGCTGCAGCGCGAAAGCGCCAGCAGCCTGATTGGCGCGGCGGTGTACGAGGCGCAGCTGGCGCTGGGCATGATCTTCCCCGGGCTGCTCACCCTGGTGCGCGACAGCTTGACGCTGGTGGCGTTGTTCGGCTACTTGATGTGGGTGAACTGGAGCCTCACGCTGCTCACCCTGGCGGTGCTGCTGCCGCTGTTGTTCGTCATGCGCGGCATCAGCCGCCGTGCCAAACGGCTGAATGCGCAGATGCAGGGCGCGGCCGAAGAGGTGTCGTATGCGCTGGAGGAGGGCATGTTGGCCGCCCCGGTGGTGCGCGTGCACAACGCGCAGGAGGGGTTCGCCTCGCGCTTCGAGGCCATCAACCAGAACCTGCGCCGCACCACGGTGAAGACGCTGGTGTCGGGCTCGTCCACCACGCCGGTGTCGCAGTGGCTGTCGGCGCTGGCGGTGTCGGTGGTGATGGTCTACGCCATGTGGCAAAGCGATGTTTCGGGCCAGCACAGCGTCGGCAGTTTCGTCTCCTTCATCACCGCCATGCTGATGACGCTGTCGCCGCTGCGGCGGGTGTCCGACATCGTGCAGCCGATGATGCGCGCGCTCAGTTCGCTGGAGCGGCTGCGCGGCATCGTCGATACGCCGCAGGAACTGGACACGGGCAGCCATGCGGTGGAGCGGGTGCAGGGCGAGTTGGAGTTCGACGACGTGACCGTGCGCATCGGCGCGCTCGACCGCCCGGTGCTGGATGGCGTCAGCCTGCGGGTGCGTGCGGGTGAAAGCCTCGCACTGGTGGGGCCTTCCGGCGCCGGCAAGACCACACTCATGCGCCTGGTGCCGCGCCTGCTGGAGCCGAGCCAAGGCCGCTTGCTGCTCGACGGCGTGCCGCTGCGCGACTGGACCCTGCACAGCCTGCGCCAGCAAATCGCCTACGTCGGCCAGGACGTGGTGCTGCTGAACGATTCCGTGGGCATCAACGTCAGCTTCGGCGAGCCGGTGGACGCGGCCCGTGCCTGGGCCGCGCTGGAGGCCGCCGCGCTGGCCGATTTCGTGCGTGGCCTGCCCGGCGGGCTGCGGGCCGAAGTGGGGCATAACGGCTCGCAGTTCTCCGGCGGCCAGCGCCAGCGCCTGTCCATCGCCCGCGCGCTGTACCGCGATTCGCCGCTGCTCATTCTGGATGAGGCCACCAGCGCGCTCGACGCCGAGAGCGAGCGCCTGGTGCAGCAGGCGCTCGACCGGCTGATGCAGGGCCGCACCACCATCGTCATCGCCCACCGCCTCGCCACCATTGCCCATTGCGACCGCATCGCCGTGCTCGACGAAGGGCGCTTGGTGGAGCTTGGGACGCAGGCCGAACTGTTGGCGCATGAAGGGTTGTATGCGCAACTCCATCGCATGCAGTTCGCTGCGCAGTCGGCACCAACGCCAGCATCTGCGCCAACGCCAGCCGGGCGCGATTGA
- a CDS encoding glycosyltransferase family 2 protein, whose protein sequence is MFSILIPTWNNLPYLQLCLDSIRRHSCMEHDILVHVNDGSDGTLEWVRDQGIAHTHSTANVGICLAVNQLASMATRQWLVYLNDDMVCCPGWDAALINAIDRQPHDLVYLSPTIIEPRSSVNPLTIVQDFGSTAETFNEAAMVEQFASDPRGDRLGQASPVSVVSKRWWHMVGGYSIEFSPGMGSEDDLMMKFWVAGCRHYAVIGDSRIYHFACRSTGRVRRNHGARTFVTKWGVTQGDFKRRSLLPSAIPQVPAQPMPQPTPMGRLKRAVYGLAGNFPLGDLSAWDAMPGQHLQAEPALRTTPMDAS, encoded by the coding sequence ATGTTCAGCATCCTGATTCCGACTTGGAATAATCTTCCCTACCTGCAACTGTGCCTCGACAGCATTCGGCGGCACAGTTGCATGGAGCACGACATTCTGGTTCACGTCAATGACGGCTCCGACGGCACATTGGAGTGGGTTCGGGATCAGGGCATTGCGCACACGCATTCGACCGCCAACGTGGGCATCTGCCTCGCGGTCAATCAACTCGCCAGCATGGCGACTCGCCAGTGGTTGGTCTATCTCAACGACGACATGGTGTGTTGCCCCGGATGGGACGCGGCGCTGATCAACGCCATCGATCGCCAGCCGCACGATCTCGTCTATCTCTCGCCCACCATCATCGAGCCGCGCTCGAGCGTCAATCCACTCACCATCGTGCAGGACTTCGGTTCGACCGCGGAAACCTTCAATGAAGCCGCCATGGTGGAGCAGTTCGCATCCGATCCGCGTGGCGACAGACTCGGACAAGCTTCGCCGGTCAGCGTTGTGAGCAAGCGCTGGTGGCATATGGTCGGCGGCTACAGCATCGAATTCAGCCCAGGCATGGGTAGCGAAGACGACTTGATGATGAAATTCTGGGTTGCCGGTTGCCGCCACTATGCCGTGATTGGCGACAGCCGCATCTATCACTTTGCCTGCCGCAGCACGGGACGGGTGCGTCGCAACCACGGAGCGCGGACCTTTGTCACCAAGTGGGGCGTGACGCAGGGAGACTTCAAGCGCCGCTCGCTTTTACCCAGTGCGATCCCGCAAGTGCCTGCACAGCCCATGCCCCAGCCGACGCCGATGGGACGCCTCAAACGCGCCGTCTACGGCCTCGCTGGCAATTTCCCGCTGGGCGACCTTTCCGCCTGGGATGCGATGCCGGGCCAGCATCTTCAAGCTGAGCCCGCCCTCAGGACAACACCGATGGATGCCAGCTGA
- the tolB gene encoding Tol-Pal system beta propeller repeat protein TolB, which produces MKRRQFLLNSFSSPWLRSVGATAATLGLPALAQAQFKIDVSGIGATQIPVGIAPFKGQDSCPQPIADIVRADLTRSGQFRTTNLGGAVLTEQGPPNYAAWRTQALEAVAGGSITPEGPNRWMIRFRLWDAVKQADMGGEIYQVVTGDLRLAAHRIADFIYQKLTGQRGVFATRIAYISKAGQHNFALIVADSDGENARTALRSREPLLSPAWAPGGGSLAYVSFETGKPVVFVQDIRNGARRMLANFKGTNSAPAFSPDGRTMAVVLTLTGRSQIYLMPSSGGQPRQLMRSGSIDTEPVFAPDGKSIYFVSDRDGSPQIYVVGLDGSGVRRLTFSGGYNVSPAISADGKNLAYVSQQGNNFQLWLQDLASGNTRPLGNGTDDGHPSFAPNGQILLYSAHEGGSEVLKTVSLDGSVRTTLAAAGLQVREPSWGPWTPGN; this is translated from the coding sequence ATGAAGCGACGCCAATTCCTACTCAATAGCTTTTCCAGCCCCTGGTTGCGCTCCGTTGGTGCCACGGCTGCCACGCTGGGCCTGCCCGCGCTCGCCCAGGCCCAGTTCAAGATCGATGTTTCCGGCATCGGCGCCACGCAAATTCCCGTCGGGATTGCGCCGTTCAAAGGGCAGGACTCCTGCCCGCAGCCGATTGCCGACATCGTCCGCGCCGACCTCACGCGCAGTGGCCAGTTCCGCACCACCAACCTCGGCGGCGCCGTGCTCACCGAGCAGGGGCCGCCGAACTATGCGGCTTGGCGCACGCAGGCGCTGGAAGCCGTGGCCGGCGGCAGCATCACCCCCGAGGGGCCTAACCGCTGGATGATCCGCTTCCGCTTGTGGGACGCGGTGAAACAGGCCGACATGGGCGGCGAGATCTACCAGGTGGTCACGGGCGATCTGCGCCTGGCCGCGCATCGCATCGCCGACTTCATCTACCAGAAGCTCACGGGCCAGCGCGGCGTGTTCGCCACGCGCATTGCCTACATCAGCAAGGCCGGACAGCACAATTTCGCGCTGATCGTGGCCGATAGCGACGGCGAAAACGCCCGCACCGCGCTGCGCAGCCGCGAGCCGCTGCTCTCCCCTGCCTGGGCACCGGGCGGCGGCAGCCTGGCCTATGTGTCGTTCGAAACCGGCAAACCGGTCGTTTTCGTTCAAGACATTCGCAATGGCGCGCGCCGCATGCTGGCCAATTTCAAAGGCACGAACAGCGCTCCGGCGTTCTCGCCGGACGGCCGCACCATGGCCGTGGTGCTGACGCTCACCGGGCGTTCGCAAATCTACTTGATGCCGAGCTCGGGCGGCCAGCCGCGCCAGCTCATGCGCAGCGGATCCATCGACACCGAGCCGGTCTTCGCGCCCGATGGCAAGAGCATCTACTTCGTGAGCGACCGCGACGGCTCGCCGCAGATCTATGTGGTGGGTCTGGACGGCAGCGGCGTGCGTCGCCTCACGTTCAGCGGCGGCTACAACGTCAGCCCCGCCATCAGTGCTGACGGCAAGAATCTTGCTTACGTTTCGCAGCAGGGCAACAATTTCCAACTTTGGCTGCAAGACCTGGCTTCCGGCAACACCCGCCCCTTGGGCAACGGCACCGACGACGGGCACCCGAGTTTTGCCCCGAACGGGCAAATCCTGCTGTACTCTGCCCATGAAGGCGGGTCCGAGGTGCTGAAAACCGTGTCGCTGGACGGCAGCGTTCGCACCACGTTGGCCGCGGCAGGTCTGCAGGTTCGGGAGCCGTCCTGGGGTCCGTGGACGCCTGGCAATTGA
- a CDS encoding YbdK family carboxylate-amine ligase, which produces MSLGPFSQSAALSIGIELELQIVSRHNYDLMPCAPDLLRLLEGRKLPGLVTPEMTESMIELSTGICTGYDDALAQLTEIQGALVEAANKLDVGLAGGGTHPFQHWAQQRIFDKPRFLQLSELYGYLSKQFTVFGQHVHLGCPDADTALYTLHCVSRFIPHFIALSASSPYVQGEDTGFHSARLNSVFAFPLSGRAPFALTWDAFERYFEKMTATGVVKSMKDFYWDIRPKPEYGTIEVRVMDTPLTTPKAARIAAYIQTLGRYIQTERPFTPQEDDYLVYTFNRFQACRFGFDGTFVDPATREHRTLREDLIRTIVKLEGHAAELKSDTALRELLADVGNRGNDAQWIRETFNREKHLPEVVRQQCGRWMGSVG; this is translated from the coding sequence ATGAGCCTGGGCCCGTTTTCGCAATCGGCGGCATTGAGCATCGGCATCGAGCTGGAGTTGCAGATCGTCAGCCGCCACAACTACGACCTCATGCCCTGTGCGCCCGACCTGCTGCGCCTGCTGGAAGGCCGCAAGCTGCCCGGGTTGGTGACGCCGGAGATGACCGAGAGCATGATCGAACTCTCCACCGGCATCTGCACCGGCTATGACGACGCGCTGGCCCAGCTCACCGAAATCCAGGGCGCGCTGGTAGAAGCGGCGAACAAGCTGGACGTGGGTCTGGCGGGCGGGGGCACCCATCCTTTCCAGCACTGGGCGCAGCAGCGCATCTTCGACAAGCCGCGCTTCCTGCAACTCTCCGAGCTGTACGGCTACCTCAGCAAGCAGTTCACCGTGTTCGGCCAGCATGTGCACCTGGGCTGCCCGGACGCCGACACCGCCCTCTACACCCTGCATTGCGTTTCGCGCTTCATTCCGCATTTCATCGCGCTGTCGGCCTCGTCGCCCTACGTGCAGGGCGAGGACACGGGCTTTCACTCGGCGCGGCTGAACTCGGTGTTCGCCTTCCCGCTCTCGGGCCGCGCGCCCTTCGCGCTGACCTGGGACGCATTCGAGCGCTACTTCGAGAAAATGACCGCAACCGGCGTGGTCAAGAGCATGAAGGATTTCTACTGGGACATCCGCCCCAAGCCCGAGTACGGCACCATCGAAGTGCGGGTGATGGACACGCCGCTGACCACACCGAAGGCCGCGCGCATCGCCGCCTACATCCAGACCCTGGGCCGCTACATCCAGACCGAGCGCCCCTTCACCCCGCAGGAAGACGACTACCTCGTCTACACCTTCAACCGCTTCCAGGCCTGCCGCTTCGGCTTCGACGGCACGTTCGTCGACCCCGCCACGCGCGAGCACCGCACCCTGCGCGAAGACCTGATCCGCACCATCGTCAAGCTCGAAGGCCACGCGGCGGAGCTGAAGTCCGACACCGCCCTGCGCGAACTGCTGGCCGACGTCGGCAACCGCGGCAACGACGCGCAATGGATCCGCGAAACCTTCAACCGCGAAAAGCACCTGCCCGAGGTGGTGCGGCAGCAATGCGGGCGGTGGATGGGCAGCGTCGGCTGA
- a CDS encoding cation:proton antiporter, which produces MPEFHVLPLLALHADGVLWVGLALVLATLMGESVFRFLRWPRLIGYTAAGLVIAAGGGGLQALSLQPSARAIVDAALAVLLFEIGHRVNLRWLRANPWLVFISLGEWVLSLVAMWVVLGLLGLGGLHGLATAAALACTAPAVALRLSGEFNARGQVTERLLLISALGTILSILAVGVLTGWLGAQASVQWWNALLQQGYAIGGAVLAAAMLAWAVNWVERHFDFADEGAALLLVGLILLVLSITRMLHWSTLLTPLLAGLLLRARSQRPRVWPRHFGTAGGVLVVLLFLILGLSLNWAALASGMAMGLALAGVRALAKLAVPLALGKPSGLSWRQSTALGLALNPAAGVSFVLLLDLAQAVPQFPHSLIAAAFAAIAVLELAGTLLARWALGRSGDIAAVRKKPQGSA; this is translated from the coding sequence ATGCCCGAATTCCACGTCCTGCCCCTGCTTGCGCTGCATGCCGACGGTGTGCTGTGGGTGGGCCTGGCGCTGGTGCTGGCCACGCTGATGGGGGAATCGGTCTTCCGCTTCCTGCGCTGGCCGCGACTCATCGGCTACACCGCCGCCGGGCTGGTCATCGCCGCCGGCGGCGGTGGCTTGCAGGCCCTGTCACTGCAGCCCAGCGCGCGCGCCATTGTGGACGCCGCGCTAGCGGTGCTGCTGTTCGAAATTGGCCACCGCGTCAATCTGCGCTGGCTGCGCGCCAATCCCTGGCTGGTGTTCATCAGCCTGGGGGAATGGGTGCTCAGCCTGGTGGCCATGTGGGTGGTGCTGGGGCTGCTGGGCCTGGGCGGGCTGCACGGCCTGGCCACTGCCGCCGCGCTGGCCTGCACCGCGCCCGCCGTGGCGCTGCGCCTGAGCGGGGAATTCAATGCGCGCGGCCAGGTGACCGAGCGCCTGCTGCTCATCTCCGCCCTCGGCACCATCCTGTCCATCCTGGCCGTGGGCGTGCTCACCGGCTGGCTGGGCGCGCAGGCCAGCGTGCAATGGTGGAACGCCCTGCTGCAGCAGGGCTACGCCATCGGCGGCGCGGTGCTGGCGGCAGCGATGCTGGCCTGGGCGGTGAACTGGGTGGAGCGCCATTTCGACTTCGCCGACGAAGGCGCCGCGCTGCTGCTGGTGGGACTGATCCTGCTGGTGCTATCCATCACCCGCATGCTGCATTGGTCCACCCTGCTCACGCCGCTGCTGGCCGGGTTGCTGCTGCGCGCCCGCAGCCAGCGCCCACGGGTCTGGCCGCGCCACTTCGGCACGGCCGGCGGCGTGCTGGTGGTGCTGCTGTTCCTCATTCTCGGCCTGAGCCTGAACTGGGCGGCGCTGGCCAGCGGCATGGCCATGGGGCTGGCGCTGGCCGGCGTGCGCGCGCTGGCCAAGCTGGCCGTGCCGCTGGCGCTGGGCAAACCCTCGGGCCTGAGCTGGCGGCAATCGACCGCGCTGGGGCTGGCGCTGAATCCGGCAGCCGGTGTGAGCTTCGTGCTGCTGCTCGACCTGGCGCAGGCCGTGCCGCAGTTTCCTCACTCGCTGATCGCCGCGGCCTTCGCCGCCATCGCCGTGCTGGAACTGGCCGGCACCTTGCTGGCACGCTGGGCGCTGGGGCGCTCGGGGGATATTGCAGCCGTGCGCAAGAAACCACAAGGATCGGCATGA